The Thiomicrorhabdus lithotrophica DNA segment TCAGACTCAACTCGATTATCAAAGTTACCTTTTGCAATATCTTTAAGCACGCCATTCACACCAAAAACCGCATGACTAATGTCATCAAGTAACAAGTTAACCGATTTGGAGGTTCTTGCTAATTCGTCATTTCCATAGACGGTAATACGATGCTTCAACTCACCCGTTTCAACAATCTGTAGCATTGTGTTTTCCATTTCACTAATTGAACGCAGCAAGCCGCGTGTGATAACCGTACCCACAACAGAAAACAGAATTACGCTAATGATAAGAGCTGACCACATGTAAACCTTATTCTGAGCCTCTTGATCGTAAAGCCCTTTAACCGCTTGTCTATTTTTTTCTTTTTCTAGATTTTGAAGTTTGGTGACAACTGAAGAGAATGCCTGGTATTTTGGACGGAACTCTTCATGCATAATTTCAATCGCCTCTTCCTGGAAGCCTTCACTTATAGCCGTCATAAAACTACCGAAAGCTGCGTTCGCACCACTCATGTTAGCTTTTATCTCTTCATAAATAGCTTGCTCTTCTTTAGAAAATTTCATCTCATTTAATTGATTAAAGAAGCTTGCGATAGAGGTGGCACTATCCTTCAGAACAGCTCTCTTAGCTTCCAGCTCAGTCTCATAGTTATCGGCATCTGGATTGAGTAGAGCGAGATTTAATAGCTGAATCTCACGCTTAGATGCGCTATTAGTTAAATCAGCCAATAACTCGAGTTTTTTACCATTAACATCAACCACCGTGGAAATAGTCTGCTTGCTTTCATTCATTATCCACTGAGTGGCTAAGCTGCTTAATAAAAGAAGGGTTAATGTTGCAATGATTCCTGAGATCATCTTCATTTTTATTGACATAGAGACTCCATTCAACCCAGCCAATGTCCAATGGCTGGAAGGTATTATTGATTTTGTGCACGCTATTCTATGGGAAAGGAACCCCAAGGGTGATAAGAGTTTTAAACCTTAAAATCAGTATTATTTATTTCAAGCTCTTTCGAGTGTCACAAAATCAAATTCAAAAGCATGATTCTCATCTTTTTGATGATGTACTCTAGAAAGCTCATTCCATGCCACTTTTGTCCAGTCAGGGAAAAAAGTATCGCCATTAATGTCAGCATTAATTTGGGTGAGGTAGAGTTTATCAGCCTTGGGTAGCATCATATTATATAACTGACCACCTCCCATAATAATGACCTCTTCATGCTCAGAAAGTTCTTGCAGGGCTTCATCTACTGAAGAAAAGACGGTTGCACCTATTGCAACAAAATCAGCTTGACGGCTAATAACGTAATTTGGACGATTCGGTAACGGCTTAGAACCGATAGATTCAAAGGTTTTTCTACCCATAACAACGGGTTTACCGGTGGTGGTCGCTTTAAAAAATCTCAAATCATCCGGTAGATGCCAGGGCATGTCATTATCTAAGCCAATGACTCGATTTTTTGCCATGGCGGCAATCATTGCAATCTTCATACTGATACCGTTGCCTTAATATGTGGATGAGACTCATAATCCACGATTTCAAAATCTTCAAACTTATAGTCAAAAATACTTTCAGGCTTACGCTTTATCACCAGTTTTGGCATAGGATAGGGTTCGCGGGTCAACTGTTCTTTGGCCTGTTCTATAGTGTTGTTATAGAGATGAACATCGCCACCAGTCCAAACAAAATCTCCTACCTCGTACCCAGTTTGTTGTGCAACCATATGCAGTAATAATGCATAACTAGCAATATTAAAAGGCACGCCCAGAAACGTATCCGCACTACGCTGATATAACTGACAAGAGACTTTGCCGTTAGCGACATAAAACTGAAAAAAGGCATGACAAGTCGCTAATGCCATTTGACCGTTTTCAACATTGGCTTGAGGGCTAATGGATTCATCAGGCAAGTCTGCCGGATTCCAAGCGGTTACAATCATTCGACGACTATTAGGGTTATTTTTTAAGGTTTCAATGACTTCTGCAATTTGATTAATCGTTTCACCATTCGGCTTTTGCCAGGCAACCCACTGCTTGCCGTAAAGTGGTCCTAAATCACCTGATTCAGTTGCCCATTCATCCCAAATTCGCACACCATTGTCTTTTAGATACTGAATATTCGTATCGCCAGTTAAAAACCATAACAACTCATGCACAATAGAACGGATATGCAATTTTTTGGTCGTCACTAACGGAAAACCTTCTTGCAGATTAAAGCGCATCTGATAACCAAACACTGAACGTGTACCGGTACCTGTTCGGTCACCTTTATCGGTACCCTCTTCTAAAATGTGACTTAATAAATCTAAATACTGTTTCATATTAATTACGCTTTGTTTTTTATAGTTTTAGTAAATATGTTTCAAATTCCGCCTAAGAG contains these protein-coding regions:
- the folA gene encoding type 3 dihydrofolate reductase; its protein translation is MKIAMIAAMAKNRVIGLDNDMPWHLPDDLRFFKATTTGKPVVMGRKTFESIGSKPLPNRPNYVISRQADFVAIGATVFSSVDEALQELSEHEEVIIMGGGQLYNMMLPKADKLYLTQINADINGDTFFPDWTKVAWNELSRVHHQKDENHAFEFDFVTLERA
- a CDS encoding thymidylate synthase encodes the protein MKQYLDLLSHILEEGTDKGDRTGTGTRSVFGYQMRFNLQEGFPLVTTKKLHIRSIVHELLWFLTGDTNIQYLKDNGVRIWDEWATESGDLGPLYGKQWVAWQKPNGETINQIAEVIETLKNNPNSRRMIVTAWNPADLPDESISPQANVENGQMALATCHAFFQFYVANGKVSCQLYQRSADTFLGVPFNIASYALLLHMVAQQTGYEVGDFVWTGGDVHLYNNTIEQAKEQLTREPYPMPKLVIKRKPESIFDYKFEDFEIVDYESHPHIKATVSV